The following coding sequences lie in one Bacteroides helcogenes P 36-108 genomic window:
- a CDS encoding thymidine kinase, with the protein MVLFSEDHIQETKRRGRIEVICGSMFSGKTEELIRRLKRAKFARQRVEIFKPAIDTRYSDEDVVSHDSHSIASTPIDSSASILLFTSEIDVVGIDEAQFFDNGLIEVCNQLANNGVRVIVAGLDMDFRGIPFGPMPGLCAIADEVSKVHAICVKCGQLASFSHRTVKNDKQVLLGETAEYEPLCRECYQRAIREDQQAASPIDRQP; encoded by the coding sequence ATGGTATTATTCTCAGAAGATCATATCCAGGAAACCAAACGCAGAGGAAGAATTGAGGTTATTTGCGGATCGATGTTCTCCGGTAAAACGGAAGAACTGATACGGCGTCTCAAACGCGCAAAATTTGCCAGACAACGGGTAGAAATATTCAAACCGGCCATAGACACACGTTACTCTGATGAGGATGTCGTATCACATGACAGTCACTCCATTGCATCCACACCGATAGACTCATCAGCAAGTATATTGCTTTTCACTTCCGAAATTGATGTGGTAGGTATTGATGAAGCGCAATTTTTCGACAACGGTCTGATTGAAGTATGCAATCAGCTTGCCAATAACGGTGTACGTGTCATTGTTGCCGGACTGGACATGGATTTTCGTGGCATACCATTCGGTCCGATGCCGGGACTATGTGCCATCGCGGACGAAGTATCTAAAGTGCATGCCATTTGTGTAAAATGTGGTCAACTGGCTTCCTTTTCTCACCGTACCGTCAAGAATGACAAGCAGGTGCTATTAGGAGAGACCGCCGAATACGAGCCCCTGTGCCGCGAATGCTATCAACGGGCCATCAGGGAAGATCAACAAGCGGCAAGCCCAATAGACCGACAACCTTAA
- the rsmI gene encoding 16S rRNA (cytidine(1402)-2'-O)-methyltransferase, whose translation MGKLYVVPTPVGNLEDMTFRAIRILKEADLVLAEDTRTSGILLKHFDIKNSMQSHHKFNEHKMVESVVNRIKGGETVALISDAGTPGISDPGFLVVRECVRNDIEVQCLPGATAFVPALVTSGLPNEKFCFEGFLPQKKGRMTRLKALSEERRTMVFYESPHRLVKALTQFAEYFGLERQASVSREISKIHEETVRGTLGGLIEHFTANEPRGEIVIVVAGIDD comes from the coding sequence ATGGGAAAACTTTATGTAGTGCCTACACCGGTAGGGAATTTGGAAGATATGACATTTCGCGCTATCCGTATTTTGAAGGAAGCCGATTTGGTTCTTGCAGAAGATACCCGTACTTCCGGAATATTGTTGAAGCATTTTGATATAAAGAACAGCATGCAGTCTCACCATAAGTTTAATGAACATAAGATGGTGGAAAGTGTTGTTAATAGAATAAAGGGTGGCGAAACTGTCGCTTTGATTTCGGATGCCGGTACTCCCGGCATATCAGATCCCGGTTTTTTGGTGGTTCGCGAATGTGTCCGTAATGACATAGAGGTGCAGTGCTTACCGGGAGCGACAGCTTTTGTTCCGGCATTGGTGACTTCGGGGCTTCCTAATGAAAAATTCTGTTTTGAAGGTTTTCTTCCGCAGAAAAAAGGACGTATGACCCGCCTGAAAGCATTGTCTGAGGAACGTCGTACTATGGTATTTTATGAATCACCTCATAGGTTGGTAAAGGCGTTGACGCAATTTGCCGAATATTTTGGGTTGGAACGTCAAGCATCTGTTTCGAGAGAAATTTCTAAAATACATGAAGAAACGGTACGCGGCACTCTTGGCGGATTGATAGAACATTTCACAGCCAATGAACCGCGCGGTGAGATAGTAATTGTAGTAGCAGGAATAGACGATTAA
- a CDS encoding YjjG family noncanonical pyrimidine nucleotidase: MVYKNLFFDLDDTLWAFSINARDTFEEMYLKYGYDRYFQSFEHYYTLYQRRNLELWEEYGEGKITKEELNRQRFLYPLEAVGVNDTALAKAFSNDFFSVIPTKKKLMPHAAEVLEYLSSKYNLYILSNGFQELQCHKMRSAGISHFFKRVVLSDDIGVLKPWPDIFYFALSATQSALHDSLMIGDSWENDIVGAKNVGMHQAFYNPDKKMELPFQPTYQISDLKELMQFL, translated from the coding sequence ATGGTTTATAAGAATCTGTTTTTTGATCTTGATGATACATTGTGGGCATTTTCTATAAATGCCCGTGATACTTTTGAGGAAATGTATCTGAAATACGGTTACGACCGCTATTTTCAATCTTTTGAGCATTATTATACTCTTTATCAACGCCGTAATCTGGAGTTATGGGAAGAATATGGAGAGGGAAAAATCACCAAGGAAGAACTGAACCGTCAGCGTTTCCTATATCCGTTGGAGGCAGTGGGAGTGAATGACACTGCTTTGGCAAAAGCCTTTTCAAATGATTTCTTTTCTGTGATTCCGACCAAAAAGAAATTGATGCCACATGCCGCCGAGGTTTTGGAATATTTGTCGTCAAAATATAATCTTTATATTCTTTCCAATGGTTTTCAGGAGCTTCAGTGTCATAAGATGCGTTCGGCAGGTATCAGCCATTTTTTCAAAAGAGTAGTTTTGTCTGATGATATTGGTGTCTTGAAGCCTTGGCCTGATATTTTCTATTTTGCTTTGTCTGCTACTCAATCGGCTTTGCACGATTCTTTAATGATAGGTGACAGTTGGGAAAATGACATAGTCGGAGCAAAAAATGTCGGAATGCATCAGGCGTTTTACAATCCGGATAAGAAAATGGAGTTGCCTTTCCAGCCTACTTATCAGATTTCCGACCTAAAAGAATTAATGCAATTTCTGTGA
- a CDS encoding MarC family protein — protein METILPFALLCFTSFFTLTNPLGTMPVFLTMTHGMTDKERQSVVSRATLVAFITIMVFTFAGQFLFKFFGISTNGFRIAGGVIIFKIGFDMLQARYTPMKLKDEEIKTYADDISITPLGIPMLCGPGAIANAIVLMQDAHTIEMKGVLIGMIAFIYLITFFILRASTRLVNVLGETGNNVMMRLMGLILMVIAVECFVSGVKPILVDILKERLT, from the coding sequence ATGGAGACAATCTTGCCTTTCGCTTTGCTTTGTTTTACTTCCTTCTTTACATTGACAAATCCTCTTGGAACCATGCCGGTTTTTCTGACCATGACGCATGGAATGACGGATAAAGAACGGCAGTCAGTGGTGTCACGTGCCACATTGGTGGCTTTTATTACCATTATGGTCTTTACCTTCGCCGGACAGTTTCTTTTCAAGTTTTTCGGCATTTCCACAAACGGATTCCGTATTGCGGGTGGAGTAATCATCTTTAAGATTGGTTTTGACATGCTTCAGGCGCGTTATACTCCGATGAAGCTGAAAGATGAAGAAATCAAGACCTATGCTGATGACATCTCGATTACTCCTCTTGGCATTCCGATGCTTTGCGGGCCGGGGGCAATAGCCAATGCCATCGTATTGATGCAGGATGCTCATACTATTGAAATGAAAGGTGTCCTGATTGGTATGATTGCATTTATCTATTTGATTACTTTCTTTATTTTGCGTGCTTCTACACGGCTGGTCAATGTTCTTGGCGAAACAGGTAATAATGTGATGATGCGCCTGATGGGACTTATTTTGATGGTCATTGCTGTGGAATGTTTTGTCAGTGGAGTGAAACCGATATTGGTCGATATTTTGAAGGAAAGATTGACTTGA
- a CDS encoding RagB/SusD family nutrient uptake outer membrane protein produces the protein MMRNIFKTIILSSSLILTVTSCDLDQFPNDSISTETAWITVDDAVKFRNGIYSYFKSVNGGIYTYTADQQSDLFNATISFSNRGGDMHRWDFTAAQYDIEHIWQYNYFVINNCNNIIENIDKLTAKDDKEKATLNTIKGEAFLMRAICYHTLALRFAKDYEPANAGTDNGLPLVLTMKPEEKPSRSTLEDTYRQIKKDISEARTYLTTPGEANSIYFTVDVINAIEARVDLYMHNYSEAIALAKGLIAKYPLNKDVESFSNMWLNDESSEIIFKVFQSVDERDNSIGIYLSYNTATKSFNPDFVPAKWVLDLYEKGDIRKEIFYRKDKITCLETEADDVYMLNKYPGNPALKKSEYEYYQMPKIFRAAEAYLIAAEAAYLAKDADAATYLNQLRVQRGASIIASSGEELFKDIKNEWIREFIGEGQRLNDLKRWHDNIQRHDSQNSSILMSGADYTELSKAANDKRVIWEIPNNDLNSNSNLTGNWQ, from the coding sequence ATGATGCGTAACATTTTCAAAACAATAATATTATCTTCCTCACTTATCCTTACTGTTACATCCTGTGATTTAGATCAATTTCCCAATGACAGCATTTCAACAGAGACAGCTTGGATTACAGTGGATGATGCGGTCAAATTCCGCAATGGCATTTATTCCTATTTCAAATCAGTGAATGGAGGAATCTACACTTATACCGCAGATCAGCAATCAGACTTGTTCAACGCAACTATATCTTTTTCTAACCGTGGCGGCGACATGCATCGCTGGGACTTCACAGCAGCGCAGTATGATATAGAACATATCTGGCAATATAATTATTTCGTCATCAATAATTGCAACAATATCATTGAGAACATAGACAAACTTACCGCCAAAGACGATAAAGAAAAAGCAACTCTCAATACTATAAAAGGGGAAGCCTTTTTAATGCGCGCTATCTGCTATCACACTTTAGCTCTACGCTTTGCCAAGGACTATGAACCAGCCAATGCCGGAACAGACAATGGACTCCCCTTGGTGCTTACCATGAAGCCAGAAGAGAAACCATCTCGCTCAACATTAGAAGACACTTATAGGCAGATTAAGAAAGACATTTCCGAAGCACGCACTTATTTAACTACACCTGGTGAAGCTAACTCTATTTATTTCACGGTAGATGTAATAAACGCTATTGAGGCAAGAGTTGATTTGTACATGCACAACTATTCCGAAGCTATTGCCTTAGCTAAAGGATTGATAGCTAAATATCCTTTGAATAAAGATGTCGAATCCTTTAGTAATATGTGGCTAAATGATGAAAGCTCAGAAATAATTTTCAAGGTTTTCCAGTCTGTGGACGAACGTGACAATTCCATCGGTATTTACCTTTCGTACAACACTGCCACAAAAAGCTTCAATCCCGACTTTGTTCCTGCAAAATGGGTTCTTGACCTTTATGAAAAAGGTGACATCCGCAAAGAAATATTCTATCGTAAAGACAAAATCACTTGTTTGGAAACTGAAGCAGATGATGTATATATGCTAAATAAATATCCAGGAAATCCAGCATTGAAGAAGTCCGAATATGAATATTATCAAATGCCGAAAATATTCCGTGCCGCTGAAGCCTATTTGATAGCTGCCGAAGCTGCTTATCTGGCAAAAGATGCAGATGCGGCTACATATCTGAATCAACTGAGAGTTCAAAGGGGAGCCAGTATAATAGCTTCCTCTGGGGAAGAATTATTTAAGGATATAAAGAATGAATGGATTCGTGAATTTATAGGTGAAGGTCAACGTCTGAATGACCTAAAAAGATGGCATGACAACATTCAGCGTCACGATTCTCAGAATTCATCAATTTTGATGTCTGGAGCCGACTATACAGAGCTGTCTAAGGCTGCTAATGATAAACGTGTGATATGGGAGATTCCGAACAATGACTTGAATTCAAATTCTAATTTGACAGGAAACTGGCAATAA
- a CDS encoding SusC/RagA family TonB-linked outer membrane protein, with protein sequence MVISFVGMQTQEVAVKPNMKVFMKPDSELLDEVVVLGYGSGKKIGSVVGAVAKVNSEKIASKPVANAMDALQGQVSGLQVYTSSGEPGSSSSSRIRGVGSLTASNEPLYVLDGTPVSSNVMVMMNPNDFESITVLKDASATSIYGSRAANGVIYITTKKGKIGEKALITISGNYGIAKLARRVSNPMNTQELLGYQLENGIIKQATYDKYINSGIDTNWQDYFFRDDAPTSQANLSFQGGNQSTTYYVSGSYYDQKGITPRSQYTRYTFRSNIESKPTKWLRFGANIGATYDEQQTSLFTYQASNNLNGGIFGTILNPPYYNPYAEDGSKLDKIPGLNRYSPYYLSDKQPSSSNTVQLDGNAFIQLTPIKGLTIRSQFGIEAYDYRQTAKRLASHPSATKGGYSYERFDRNAKLTITNTAEYKFDINQEHQFTVLLGQEGIKNNYQRFGSQTTGQNDDRLNMLGAGSIATLLGTAENNLYEYQFLSFFGRLNYSLNDKYFADISIRNDASSRFGKDNRNAIFMSGGFMWNVKKENFMQDIKFLTDLRVKASIGTTGNSSIGNYEHLALVGTNLYNTQGGWKVNTPGNVDLGWEKQTLTNVSIETCFLNKYRLELTYYNKKTSDMLMKVPVPYTSGFSTITQNVGSMTNSGIEIALSLDLYKNKDWFIGFNMNYAYNRNKITKLFYGYEEWPMPNYLVSYNIGEPVQYYMAKWAGVDPSDGKQMWYIPGTNGETTKVYDEETLQQATGKKRYAPHNGGFGFNASWKGLSLSADFAWVLGKYMVNNDYYFAVNPYSFAGYNQSKDVLTQWKEPGDITDVPVYGSIMQFDTHLLENASFLRMKNITLSYNFPKKWLMPVKAINSFKVMATARNLFTVTNYRGADPELDTNLTYGAYPNTRQFTIGAEITF encoded by the coding sequence TTGGTGATTTCTTTTGTCGGGATGCAGACACAGGAGGTGGCAGTCAAGCCGAACATGAAAGTATTCATGAAACCCGACTCTGAGCTACTGGACGAAGTGGTTGTCCTTGGCTATGGTAGTGGGAAAAAAATAGGTAGTGTAGTCGGTGCTGTTGCAAAGGTTAATTCAGAAAAGATAGCATCAAAGCCAGTAGCTAATGCTATGGATGCATTGCAGGGGCAAGTTTCCGGCTTGCAAGTCTATACCAGTTCCGGTGAACCGGGATCAAGTTCCAGCTCACGCATCAGGGGAGTAGGTTCTTTGACAGCCAGCAATGAACCTCTGTACGTATTAGACGGAACTCCGGTTAGCTCTAACGTTATGGTTATGATGAATCCCAATGACTTTGAAAGTATTACAGTTTTAAAAGACGCATCCGCAACTTCTATCTACGGTTCACGTGCAGCCAATGGTGTTATCTACATCACTACCAAAAAGGGTAAAATTGGTGAAAAAGCATTAATCACCATTTCGGGTAACTACGGTATTGCTAAATTAGCCAGAAGGGTCAGCAACCCAATGAATACTCAAGAACTACTTGGTTATCAATTGGAAAATGGAATCATTAAACAAGCCACCTATGATAAATATATCAATTCAGGAATAGACACCAATTGGCAAGACTATTTCTTTAGAGATGATGCTCCGACATCTCAAGCCAACTTATCTTTCCAAGGAGGCAATCAAAGCACAACATACTATGTATCGGGATCTTATTATGACCAAAAAGGTATTACCCCACGTTCACAATACACCCGATATACTTTCCGTTCCAATATTGAATCAAAACCGACTAAATGGTTACGCTTTGGTGCTAATATAGGTGCTACCTATGATGAACAGCAAACTTCCCTATTCACCTACCAAGCTTCCAATAACCTAAACGGTGGTATTTTTGGTACGATTTTGAATCCCCCATACTACAACCCATACGCTGAAGATGGCTCTAAGCTCGACAAAATACCTGGCTTGAACCGTTATAGCCCTTACTATCTGTCTGACAAACAACCATCTTCTTCAAATACAGTCCAATTAGATGGCAATGCATTCATCCAACTTACCCCGATCAAAGGTTTGACCATTCGTTCCCAATTTGGAATTGAAGCTTACGATTACAGACAAACAGCCAAACGCTTGGCTTCACATCCATCTGCAACCAAAGGAGGATATTCGTACGAACGTTTCGACAGAAATGCAAAACTGACAATTACAAATACCGCAGAATACAAATTTGATATTAATCAAGAGCATCAATTCACTGTTCTGCTTGGGCAGGAAGGCATTAAAAACAATTACCAACGTTTTGGATCTCAAACGACAGGACAAAATGATGACCGTTTAAATATGCTTGGAGCAGGTAGCATTGCAACTCTACTGGGTACTGCTGAAAACAATCTTTATGAATACCAATTCTTATCCTTCTTTGGTCGATTGAATTATTCTTTGAATGACAAATACTTTGCAGATATTTCCATTCGTAACGATGCTTCATCACGCTTTGGTAAAGATAACCGAAATGCGATTTTCATGTCGGGTGGCTTTATGTGGAACGTGAAGAAAGAGAATTTTATGCAAGACATCAAATTCTTGACAGATTTAAGAGTAAAAGCCAGTATCGGTACTACAGGAAACTCTTCAATCGGAAATTATGAACATCTGGCATTAGTTGGAACAAACTTGTACAACACTCAGGGGGGATGGAAAGTCAACACTCCGGGCAATGTCGATTTAGGTTGGGAAAAACAAACTTTAACCAATGTAAGCATAGAAACCTGTTTCTTGAATAAATATCGTCTTGAGCTGACTTATTATAATAAAAAGACATCTGATATGTTAATGAAAGTACCTGTACCTTATACATCAGGTTTCAGTACCATCACGCAAAATGTAGGTTCTATGACAAATTCGGGTATTGAAATCGCCCTTTCACTGGATTTATATAAAAACAAAGACTGGTTTATAGGTTTCAACATGAACTATGCATACAATAGGAATAAAATCACCAAACTATTCTACGGATATGAAGAATGGCCTATGCCCAACTATTTGGTATCTTATAATATAGGAGAACCGGTACAATATTATATGGCAAAATGGGCAGGTGTCGATCCTTCAGATGGAAAACAAATGTGGTATATTCCAGGAACCAATGGGGAAACAACCAAGGTATATGATGAAGAAACACTTCAACAGGCTACCGGTAAAAAACGTTATGCTCCTCACAATGGCGGCTTCGGTTTCAATGCCTCTTGGAAAGGTCTAAGCCTGAGCGCTGACTTTGCATGGGTATTAGGCAAATATATGGTTAACAATGACTACTATTTTGCAGTCAATCCTTATAGCTTTGCTGGATATAATCAATCAAAAGATGTATTGACACAATGGAAAGAACCGGGTGACATTACTGACGTACCTGTATATGGAAGTATCATGCAATTTGATACTCACTTATTGGAAAATGCCTCATTCTTACGTATGAAGAACATTACATTATCCTATAATTTCCCTAAGAAATGGTTAATGCCTGTCAAAGCCATAAACAGTTTCAAAGTTATGGCAACAGCACGTAACCTGTTTACCGTCACGAACTATAGAGGCGCAGATCCTGAGTTGGACACCAACTTAACTTATGGTGCTTACCCTAATACGAGACAATTCACAATTGGTGCAGAAATAACATTCTAA
- a CDS encoding RagB/SusD family nutrient uptake outer membrane protein, protein MKINKILLFSAFAATALASCGDGFFDIENAGVATKDQIDEIGSSSPDALIKVVEPLMLGLNNYTFQYNTQGSSGLVHGDFGLMSVYHLGDVMNDDLAFEVSGSGWFTFDYQLDYWSQQYTRPYFYWNFFYSIIGKANDIIAKVSPDVTDADLKAYRGEALVYRGFAHAYLAQMYQQTYIGNEDAPGVPIVLTSDEAETAVAGRAPLKQVYAQVEKDFKAGMEALAGWKRPNKTMIDEQVAAGLYSRICMVTNKWEDVVTYARKARQGYSVYTSSELLADEAFNNIAAKEWIWGADITAETTTKFASFFSFMCSYDDGYGGLVGQYRKIDARLYNSMNPTDVRKRLFKHSSTGVAYTAQEKKFPEYTNIKFKKVANWEADYVYMRVSEMILNEAEALAHQNKNAEAATVLKELMSQRDTKWNLQSVTVDDVYQQRRLELWGEGFSLFDHLRLKKGIDRNYEGSNHLKSVRYTIDAGSWYFLYQLPLKELDNNDAIRASEQNPTPQESKFK, encoded by the coding sequence ATGAAGATTAATAAGATATTATTGTTTTCGGCCTTTGCCGCTACGGCATTGGCAAGTTGTGGTGACGGCTTTTTTGATATAGAAAATGCCGGTGTAGCCACTAAAGATCAAATTGACGAAATAGGTTCTTCCAGCCCGGATGCCCTTATCAAAGTAGTGGAACCTCTGATGCTGGGACTCAATAATTATACTTTTCAGTATAATACTCAAGGCTCCTCCGGCCTTGTCCATGGCGATTTTGGCTTGATGTCCGTCTATCATTTGGGAGATGTGATGAATGATGATTTAGCTTTTGAAGTAAGCGGCAGTGGCTGGTTTACATTTGATTATCAACTCGACTACTGGTCACAACAATATACTCGTCCTTATTTCTATTGGAATTTTTTCTACTCCATTATAGGCAAAGCTAACGATATTATTGCAAAAGTTTCTCCGGATGTAACAGATGCAGATTTGAAGGCTTATCGTGGCGAAGCACTGGTCTATCGCGGATTTGCCCACGCCTATTTGGCCCAAATGTACCAGCAGACTTATATCGGTAATGAGGATGCGCCGGGTGTACCCATCGTATTGACCTCAGATGAAGCAGAAACAGCCGTCGCTGGGCGTGCCCCACTGAAGCAAGTTTATGCTCAGGTGGAGAAAGACTTTAAAGCGGGTATGGAGGCATTGGCGGGCTGGAAACGTCCCAACAAAACAATGATTGACGAGCAGGTAGCCGCCGGTCTTTACTCACGTATATGTATGGTTACAAACAAGTGGGAAGACGTTGTCACTTATGCACGTAAAGCCCGTCAGGGATACAGTGTCTATACTTCTTCGGAGTTATTGGCAGACGAGGCTTTCAACAATATCGCTGCAAAAGAATGGATTTGGGGTGCGGATATTACAGCCGAAACAACGACGAAGTTTGCTTCTTTCTTCTCCTTTATGTGCTCTTATGATGACGGATATGGCGGCTTGGTAGGGCAATATCGCAAAATAGACGCTCGCTTGTACAATTCAATGAATCCTACGGATGTGAGGAAGCGCCTATTCAAGCATTCAAGCACAGGCGTAGCTTACACAGCACAGGAGAAGAAATTTCCTGAATACACCAATATCAAGTTTAAGAAAGTTGCCAATTGGGAAGCTGATTATGTATATATGCGCGTGTCTGAAATGATTTTGAACGAAGCGGAAGCATTGGCACATCAAAACAAGAATGCAGAAGCTGCAACTGTACTGAAAGAGTTAATGTCACAAAGAGATACTAAGTGGAATCTGCAGAGTGTGACTGTCGATGATGTATATCAGCAACGCCGTTTAGAGTTATGGGGCGAAGGTTTTTCTTTGTTCGACCACTTGCGCTTGAAAAAGGGCATTGACCGTAACTATGAAGGTTCCAATCACTTAAAAAGTGTCCGTTATACCATAGATGCAGGCAGTTGGTATTTCCTTTACCAGCTTCCTTTGAAGGAATTGGACAACAATGATGCCATCAGAGCCAGTGAACAAAATCCGACTCCTCAAGAAAGTAAATTCAAATAA